In Motilibacter rhizosphaerae, one DNA window encodes the following:
- a CDS encoding heparinase II/III domain-containing protein produces MSRTTRRSAVLAAVALAVGVLAPAPGRADTPAPSPGASPSTPAAPGTPAAPGTPVTPPAPVIDTAAAAAQCDLSFGRASRRDAAQAADLMRGHVVIGHYGWFRLTKDPSWRPVSTLDSSGDEHMHSLFWLLPLLREGVRTGNAAMVSRFYAVLQDWVHDNPPGGRTQALAWSGSIQQGYRALVLTCAAAGPQGSAPWLVAALKTHVTYLSSSRHYQGSNNVSLHQSMGLYALGAALRWPRTKSLAAGRMAALAARLVKADGSDGEAAPEYALEDYGWFLDAAERLRRGGAGTPSWVGRLAAVPAFIAAATRPDGRIESLGDSSPDLVSPTLLRGTPAEFAATLGATGPQPASVFGAYAGGYVFGRSGWGSGSRPLTDETFYSLRAGRRSGIPHAHDDATSLTLYSHGTPLVLDPGQYRYQYGPMRSFVISHAAHNVVVVSGAARTSQGTPPLQAASTDGVDVATTTDRGYAGVTITRTVAYDRQEDALVVWDRLHSSRTVTAGQQFTLAPGHSVSLGADAASTTGSGGNLDVLFAGGGAPLSSVSGSRSPYRGWVSPAYGSITAAPSLRATASGTDLSWVTVLAPRAASTGAGAASASASVGQGGLSVLVRTPAGTSTLTLDGGTGASRTGAVTPALASDDSLVLAGTAARFRFTGLVPGAAVRLESEPLDGTAGWAPVAEGTASAAGTWTTDVPVTTSSDFRAVSGAATSASVTVDAAVAPSAPSVTVTPGPDGTAVVSWTPPTSDGGAPLTGYTVAVAGRTVTVAPDRTTLPLSGLAPGTLSAVVTATNAVARSDAGRASAEVAAYPSLALPVKGRVRAGTTLALALRGLVPGTVAVVTAVPAGAPAGTAGTPTRVAVRADGTGSLRYRFTTSVVLTVTTTPAAGPPVTSAPVSVTVVPVPTPAAPPAKKG; encoded by the coding sequence GTGTCGCGCACCACCCGCAGGTCCGCCGTCCTCGCCGCCGTCGCCCTCGCGGTGGGGGTGCTCGCCCCGGCCCCGGGCCGCGCCGACACGCCAGCGCCGTCGCCCGGAGCGAGCCCCTCGACGCCAGCGGCGCCGGGGACCCCCGCGGCCCCGGGCACCCCCGTCACCCCGCCGGCCCCGGTCATCGACACCGCGGCCGCCGCCGCCCAGTGCGACCTCTCCTTCGGCCGCGCGTCACGCCGCGACGCCGCCCAGGCCGCGGACCTCATGCGCGGGCACGTCGTCATCGGCCACTACGGCTGGTTCCGGCTCACCAAGGACCCCTCGTGGCGGCCGGTGAGCACCCTCGACAGCTCGGGCGACGAGCACATGCACAGCCTGTTCTGGCTGCTGCCGCTGCTGCGCGAGGGCGTCCGCACCGGCAACGCCGCCATGGTGAGCCGGTTCTATGCCGTGCTCCAGGACTGGGTGCACGACAACCCCCCGGGCGGACGCACGCAGGCGCTCGCCTGGTCCGGCTCCATCCAGCAGGGCTACCGCGCGCTCGTGCTGACCTGCGCCGCGGCGGGCCCGCAGGGCTCGGCCCCGTGGCTGGTGGCGGCGCTCAAGACGCACGTGACCTACCTGTCGAGCTCCCGGCACTACCAGGGCTCCAACAACGTCTCGCTCCACCAGTCGATGGGGCTCTACGCGCTCGGCGCCGCGCTGCGCTGGCCCAGGACGAAGTCCCTCGCCGCGGGGCGCATGGCCGCGCTCGCCGCGCGGCTGGTCAAGGCCGACGGCTCGGACGGCGAGGCCGCCCCGGAGTACGCCCTCGAGGACTACGGCTGGTTCCTCGACGCGGCCGAGCGGCTGCGCCGCGGCGGCGCCGGGACCCCCTCGTGGGTCGGGCGGCTCGCCGCCGTCCCCGCCTTCATCGCGGCCGCGACCCGGCCCGACGGGCGGATCGAGTCCCTCGGCGACTCCAGCCCGGACCTCGTGTCGCCGACGCTGCTGCGCGGCACGCCCGCGGAGTTCGCGGCGACGCTGGGTGCCACGGGCCCGCAGCCGGCGTCGGTCTTCGGGGCGTACGCCGGTGGCTACGTCTTCGGTCGCTCGGGCTGGGGCTCGGGGAGCCGCCCGCTGACCGACGAGACGTTCTACTCGCTGCGCGCCGGGCGTCGCAGCGGCATCCCGCACGCCCACGACGACGCCACGTCGCTCACGCTCTACTCGCACGGGACGCCGCTCGTGCTCGACCCGGGCCAGTACCGCTACCAGTACGGCCCCATGCGCTCCTTCGTCATCTCCCACGCCGCGCACAACGTCGTGGTGGTCTCCGGAGCCGCGCGCACGAGCCAGGGGACGCCGCCGCTCCAGGCCGCCAGCACCGACGGGGTCGATGTCGCCACCACCACGGACCGCGGGTACGCCGGGGTGACGATCACCCGGACCGTCGCGTACGACCGCCAGGAGGACGCGCTGGTCGTCTGGGACCGGCTGCACAGCTCGCGGACGGTCACGGCGGGCCAGCAGTTCACGCTGGCGCCGGGCCACAGCGTCTCGCTCGGTGCGGACGCCGCCTCGACGACGGGCAGCGGCGGGAACCTCGACGTGCTGTTCGCGGGCGGCGGCGCACCGCTGAGCAGCGTCTCCGGGAGCCGCTCGCCGTACCGCGGCTGGGTGTCGCCGGCCTACGGCTCGATCACCGCAGCGCCCTCGCTGCGCGCGACGGCGAGCGGCACCGACCTGTCCTGGGTCACGGTCCTCGCCCCGCGCGCGGCCAGCACGGGCGCCGGTGCCGCCAGCGCGTCCGCCTCCGTGGGACAGGGTGGGCTCTCGGTCCTGGTGCGCACCCCGGCCGGGACCTCCACCCTCACGCTCGACGGCGGCACCGGCGCGAGCCGCACCGGCGCGGTGACCCCCGCGCTCGCGAGCGACGACAGCCTGGTGCTGGCGGGGACGGCAGCCCGCTTCCGCTTCACCGGTCTGGTCCCCGGCGCCGCTGTCCGGCTGGAGTCCGAGCCGCTCGACGGGACCGCCGGCTGGGCGCCCGTGGCCGAGGGGACCGCCAGCGCCGCGGGGACGTGGACGACCGACGTCCCCGTGACGACCTCCTCGGACTTCCGCGCGGTGAGCGGGGCGGCGACCTCGGCCAGCGTCACGGTCGACGCGGCCGTCGCGCCGTCCGCGCCCTCCGTGACCGTCACCCCCGGGCCCGACGGGACCGCGGTCGTGTCCTGGACCCCGCCGACGAGCGACGGCGGAGCGCCGCTGACCGGCTACACCGTGGCCGTCGCCGGCCGCACGGTCACCGTGGCGCCGGACCGGACGACCCTGCCGCTCAGCGGACTGGCGCCCGGGACCCTGTCCGCCGTCGTCACCGCCACCAACGCGGTCGCCCGCTCCGACGCCGGGCGGGCGTCGGCGGAGGTCGCGGCGTACCCCTCGCTGGCGCTGCCGGTGAAGGGCCGGGTCCGCGCCGGGACCACGCTCGCCCTCGCGCTCCGCGGGCTGGTGCCCGGGACGGTCGCGGTCGTGACCGCCGTGCCGGCGGGCGCCCCCGCCGGGACCGCGGGCACGCCGACGCGCGTCGCGGTCCGCGCCGACGGCACGGGCAGCCTGCGCTACCGGTTCACGACCTCGGTGGTCCTCACGGTGACGACGACACCGGCCGCCGGGCCTCCGGTGACCTCCGCCCCCGTCAGCGTGACGGTGGTGCCGGTGCCCACGCCGGCTGCACCGCCGGCGAAGAAGGGCTAG